One stretch of Podospora bellae-mahoneyi strain CBS 112042 chromosome 2, whole genome shotgun sequence DNA includes these proteins:
- a CDS encoding hypothetical protein (EggNog:ENOG503NVQI; MEROPS:MER1108685; COG:S), giving the protein MTDAMECPFCGWKTKEGEYQMLLHMETLHAEGEPPFLAAADQDRTSPSPNSNGTANTGNDDDPGYVECPVEGCGEFLLLSQVEYHLELHTTEETDVHDHHPPPPDPITAVSESTASSSPLSNAPESVSKSSHKASEPSTRHSKAISAWKRLLRMPSSSSYSHRILWRRHNSKTSGDSESKTRGTRLGRKHLGRYAHEDRMPDWLADLLRKKGQVQTAGVVPVLAQLLESSPSTHRAYLCHPCVHHISKLKREGGFCGYRNIQMLCSYLTQPPQSTTIPNAHKLASQIPTIFQIQDYIEAAWDNNISATGRAETGGIRNTRKYIGTPEAVAMFRYLGVPFAAQSIKDKSPAKAVEMLLRTVEEYFRSDDKAIVRGEGGKVRLTGLPPLYFQHLGHSMTIVGFERGTGTGEGRLLVFDPHFKDCYQVLGMVGMNNNSNNGGDGKRGAGVVPVRYPYPDGALKGYRRGGGYLGDFKEFELLKWVGPNC; this is encoded by the exons ATGACAGACGCAATGGAGTGCCCCTTTTGTGGCTGGAAGACCAAAGAGGGCGAGTATCAAATGCTGCTT CACATGGAAACGCTGCACGCTGAAGGAGAACCGCcctttcttgctgctgctgatcaAGACCgcacctccccttctccaaaTAGTAATGGCACTGCCAACACGGGCAATGATGACGATCCAGGATACGTCGAGTGCCCGGTTGAAGGGTGTGGAgaatttcttcttcttagcCAGGTGGAATATCACTTAGAACTCCATACCACAGAGGAGACCGACGTCCAtgatcatcaccctcctccaccagacCCTATCACAGCCGTGTCAGAATCTactgcatcatcatcacccttaTCAAACGCTCCTGAATCAGTATCAAAATCATCTCACAAGGCCTCGGAGCCAAGTACACGCCACTCCAAGGCGATATCAGCGTGGAAAAGACTCCTGAGAATGCCTAGTTCCTCTTCATATTCACATCGTATTCTATGGCGTCGCCATAATTCCAAGACGTCTGGCGATTCCGAGAGTAAAACGCGCGGGACGCGGTTGGGT AGGAAGCATCTCGGTAGATATGCGCACGAAGACCGAATGCCAGACTGGCTTGCGGACCTTTTACGGAAAAAGGGACAAGTCCAAACAGCTG GCGTAGTCCCGGTCCTAGCCCAACTCCTCGaatcctccccctcgacccACCGCGCCTACCTCTGCCACCCCTGCGTCCACCACatctccaagctcaagcGCGAAGGCGGCTTCTGCGGCTACCGCAACATCCAAATGCTCTGCTCCTACctaacccaacccccccaatcaaccaccatccccaacgcCCACAAGCTCgcctcccaaatcccaacaATCTTCCAAATCCAAGACTACATCGAGGCGGCCTGGGACAACAACATCTCCGCCACGGGCCGCGCCGAAACAGGCGGGATACGCAACACGAGAAAGTACATTGGTACCCCCGAGGCAGTGGCCATGTTTAGGTACTTGGGCGTCCCGTTTGCTGCCCAGTCGATCAAGGACAAGTCCCCCGCCAAGGCGGTCGAGATGCTGCtgaggacggtggaggagtatTTTAGGTCAGATGACAAGGCGAtagtgaggggggaggggggcaagGTGAGGTTGACGGGGTTGCCGCCGTTGTATTTTCAGCATTTGGGGCATTCGATGACTATTGTTGGGTTTGAGAGGGGAacggggacgggggaggggaggttgttggttttcGATCCGCATTTTAAGGATTGTTATCAGgttttggggatggtggggatgaaCAATAACAGTAATAATGGTGgcgatgggaagaggggggcgggggtggtgccggtgaggTATCCTTATCCGGATGGGGCGCTGAAGGGGTAtaggaggggtggggggtatTTGGGGGATTTTAAAGAGTTTGAGCTTTTGAAGTGGGTTGGACCAaattgttga
- the HAM1 gene encoding nucleoside triphosphate pyrophosphohydrolase ham1 (BUSCO:EOG09264YHS; COG:F; EggNog:ENOG503P1W0), with protein MSNDLSHSSTSQPDPVTHTNSFSSHFHSQGLPQTAKMTEARHQVNFITGNANKLSEVKAILEPAISVTNQSLDLVEIQGTLEEVTIDKCRRAAELVGGPVLVEDTCLCFDALQDLPGPYIKWFLGSIGHEGLNNMLLAYKDKGAKAVCTFGYSAGPGHEPILFQGITHGKIVPARGPSNFGWDPIFEYEGKTYAEMDKAEKNKISHRSRALAKLQEWFAKEMTA; from the exons ATGAGTAACGATTTATCTCACAGTTCAACCTCACAGCCCGATCCTGTCACTCATACAAACTCTTTCTCTTCCCACTTCCACTCTCAAGGACTCCCacaaaccgccaaaatgacCGAAGCCCGCCACCAAGTCAACTTCATCACCGGCAACGCCAACAAGCTCTCCGAGGTAAAGGCCATCCTCGAGCCCGCCATCTCCGTCACAAACCAGTCCCTCGACCTTGTCGAGATCCAAGGCACCCTCGAGGAAGTAACCATTGACAAATGCCGCCGTGCCGCCGAACTCGTCGGCGGTCCCGTCTTGGTAGAAGACACCTGCCTCTGTTTCGATGCTCTGCAGGATCTCCCAGGACCATACATCAAATGGTTCCTGGGGTCTATCGGCCACGAAGGTCTCAACAACATGTTGCTTGCCTATAAAGACAAGGGTGCCAAAGCTGTTTGCACATTCGGATACTCTGCCGGACCTGGACATGAGCCCATCCTTTTCCAGGGCATCACACACGGAAAGATTGTGCCCGCAAGGGGGCCAAGCAACTTTGGCTGGGACCCTATTTTTGAGTATGAGGGGAAGAC ATACGCCGAGATggacaaggccgagaagaacAAGATCTCACACCGAAGCAGAGCTTTGGCGAAGCTCCAAGAGTGGTTCGCCAAGGAGATGACCGCGTGA